DNA sequence from the Deltaproteobacteria bacterium genome:
TTCTGTCCGCCTCCGGGAGACGCGGCCTATACGGCAGGCCTGACGGAAGGCCATTGGTGTATAGAACTGACCATAGAAGACGGAGGTCCTAATGACGGTGACGGCACGGTAAACGGTGCGGTCCTTGACCTGGGCGGTGCCGGTTCAATGACGGCAACAGGTTATCACAGAAACGGCCACAGTAATGATGTCTTTGTAAGAAACGGCTGTTTTATAGCGACGGCAGCTTATGGTAGCTATATGGCTCCTGATGTGATGGTCCTCAGGGAATTCCGCGATGATTACCTTCTTACTAATGCGCCGGGCAGGTTATTTGTTAAACTCTACTACGACTACTCTCCACCCCTTGCCGATGTGATTTCAGCAAGTGAAAACTTAAGAACAGTAACCCGGTGGGCTCTTTCACCGCTTGTCTATGGTGTTAAGTATCCCCTCTTTGGGCTTAGCCTGATGGCAGCATTTTTGTTGGCCGCTATGGCTATACTTTTCAGGGTGAAAAGGCGATGGAAGAAGGGAAATTGAATAAGTAATAATGATTTTGAATTCTGATTTAATGGGCCTGTCAAATTGCAGGCCCTTTTTTTTGATGACTCCTGTTGCAATTGGAAAAAATAAGTTTTTAAAAGGGCGGGGGATGGATAAAAAAGAAAGTTTCAGCAACTATGAAATCAGGTCACAAACCTGAGCCCGGCAGTTAGTTTTGCCGAAGTATAATCAGCAACGACAAATCCCCCTTCAAAAAAGGGACCTGCATTGATAATGTGAGTCTTTCCCACATAGTCTTCCCCTGCCGCCTCATGAATATGGCCACAGAGGCAAAGGCGGGGCTCATATTTTTCGATAAAATCCCTCACCGCCTTGCTTCCCACATGTAATCCATTGTTAACTATATCGACTTTTGTATCATAAGGCGGCGCATGAGGGACCATAATTTTGACAGGGCAGTCCCTGACGGACTCAAAACCGCTTTTCAGAATTTGCGCTATTTCCTCTTCAGCAAATTCATTGGGCGTATTAAAGGGAGAAGGATTTCCCCCGCCGCAACCGAAGATGCCTATTTCACCTAAAACATGACCTCTGCCGTGAAGGCTTATGCCGAGGGCCTCAAGATATCCCTCGACTTCAGGATGATCGAGGTTGCCCGCCTGCATTAGGGTATTAGGGTTTAAAGACCTCAGTTTTTCAATGACAGGCGCGGCGGTTTTGAGACCGCCGAATTGGGTGAGGTCTCCCGTAATAAGGAGAAGGTCTGCTTCTGATATCTTATGGCTGAGAAGATCGAGGTTTGTTATTTTTTCATGTATATCGCCAAAGGCTATTATTTTCATCTTTTTTAAACAAGCTCCAGCAGCTTCTTTACCGTCTTTCCTATCCCTTCAGCCACCTCTACAATATTAGCCTCCATCATGTAGGCAGGCGTCGTGATGATTTTATTCCCTTCATCGACAATAAACTCCGAAACGGGACACTGGTGAGGATCGGCACCGACGGACATCATTCCGCTATTGATTCCTTCAATGTCGTAGGGTGATTTGTCTTCCGTCGTGCCAACGGTGATCTTTGCCACCGTCCCCGTTCCTTCCAGCGCTTTTGCGACAAGAACAGGCGCCATACAGACAAGCGCCACAGGCACACCGCCATTGACAGCTTTATTAATGATACGCTTCACGTCTCCGTCGATTCCACCTTCAGGGCCGTTGACAGCCCAGGTACTCAGATTTTTTGCGGCACCGAATCCGCCGGGAAAAATGACGGCATCGAAATCTTCAGGGTTTAACTCTGAAAGCGCCCTGATTTCTCCTCTGGCAATCCTGGCTGATTCGACAAGCACGTTTCTGGGCCCTTCCATCTCTTCACCTGTGGTGTGGTTTATGACATGAAGCTGGTTCTTGTCGGGAGCAAAGCAGGAATAAGCAGCCCCGTTTTTTCTTATTTCAAGGAGTGTTATAACCGATTCATGAATTTCACTCCCATCGTAGACACCGCAACCGGAAAGTACAACAGCAATATTTTTCATTTAAAGCCTCCTTAAGTCTATTTTTAAATATGAACATATAATACTAAAGAAGAGATACTTTGCAAGGAAAAGATCGCTCTTTTTGGTGCAGAGCCTATAGGGGGGGAAAGACTTGTTAAGAGGTCAATATTAATATGGGAAGCAAAAAATAAAAATACCCTCGCCGACGAATCACTTTAAATGAGTACTGGAACCCCATCCCCACCCTGACCCTCTACCCTCAAGGGCATCAAGACCCTTGAAGGGGAGGGAATATTACTTCTCTCCCTTCAAGGGGGAGATTGAGAGGGGGATGGGTTATAACACAATAAGCAATAAGCTCCATACCTTCGAACAATTTAAAGAGGGATTTCTCCCGACTGTCGAAATGGCACAAAGGGATGGAAGTATCGAGAAGAGAGAGTCAAAAATTAGTGGCAGGCCATAACAAAAGGATTAACGGACAAGATTTCGTAAATAGGCGAGATTAACCTTGTCTTCCTCCATCTCCTTGCCCTTTGGCGTTTCGAGAATTTTCGGAATGCCGGCAAAACGGGGATCATTCATTATTAACCTGAAGGGAGTTTCACCCAGTTCACCCTTACCAAGATGTTCATGGCGGTCTACACGGCTGCCGAGGGCCTTCTTTGAATCGTTAATGTGAAAGGCCGCAAGCCGGTCGAGGCCGATGAGGGATTCGAATCTTTCCATCGTTTCATAGTAGCCCTCTTCAGTGGAGAGATCATAACCGGCGGCAAAAACATGACATGTATCGAAACAGACCTTAATGCGATCCTTTTCTTTTACGCCGTCAATGATGGAGGCAATATGCTCAAAGCGGTAACCGAGGTTGGTCCCCTGTCCGGCCGTCGTCTCGACGACGATATGGACACCCCAGCCGTCAGTCATGGCGAGGAGTTCATTAAATTCTTCCGTAATAA
Encoded proteins:
- the nfo gene encoding deoxyribonuclease IV gives rise to the protein MAQEHLLGAHMSISGGIDLAIDRGEQVGCHVMQVFTKNSNQWQGKALEESVIESYKSKLEKSPVSEVIAHDSYLINLASPEKEMRQRSFDAFLDEMERCRKLGISSLVMHPGSHKGAGEEGGLKIITEEFNELLAMTDGWGVHIVVETTAGQGTNLGYRFEHIASIIDGVKEKDRIKVCFDTCHVFAAGYDLSTEEGYYETMERFESLIGLDRLAAFHINDSKKALGSRVDRHEHLGKGELGETPFRLIMNDPRFAGIPKILETPKGKEMEEDKVNLAYLRNLVR
- the elbB gene encoding isoprenoid biosynthesis glyoxalase ElbB, which gives rise to MKNIAVVLSGCGVYDGSEIHESVITLLEIRKNGAAYSCFAPDKNQLHVINHTTGEEMEGPRNVLVESARIARGEIRALSELNPEDFDAVIFPGGFGAAKNLSTWAVNGPEGGIDGDVKRIINKAVNGGVPVALVCMAPVLVAKALEGTGTVAKITVGTTEDKSPYDIEGINSGMMSVGADPHQCPVSEFIVDEGNKIITTPAYMMEANIVEVAEGIGKTVKKLLELV
- a CDS encoding metallophosphoesterase, with amino-acid sequence MKIIAFGDIHEKITNLDLLSHKISEADLLLITGDLTQFGGLKTAAPVIEKLRSLNPNTLMQAGNLDHPEVEGYLEALGISLHGRGHVLGEIGIFGCGGGNPSPFNTPNEFAEEEIAQILKSGFESVRDCPVKIMVPHAPPYDTKVDIVNNGLHVGSKAVRDFIEKYEPRLCLCGHIHEAAGEDYVGKTHIINAGPFFEGGFVVADYTSAKLTAGLRFVT